One Halarcobacter ebronensis genomic window carries:
- a CDS encoding HpcH/HpaI aldolase/citrate lyase family protein: MNSSFVDLSKLTANDDLTPVLGGKWPGIQIYYPPIKFNPLDGTYETMEQAKYRLQKHAYKTKAHTVLFDLEDGCRQKAMSRELLIQELPKFPERNFQIAVRINPFRTHEYEEDLKMLKQIHKYIDAIVLAKAGEVYGDAEIRDLSSWLMSIGSSLQIQPIIEHPKSLQIADKLMSHSTVQHVVFGIHDFSKAMAYKITPENWIDELETFFNMLTMEARIKGKGVIGGVEVLLTPNSLPDSCVEKKDIRRWLDLHGDDASRHVYAHAKRETAMGLTGKQVITPNHINICKVAFTPSPNAIKRDIEILKAAIEADALLSGAIRHEGEMLDPPMFGKSLQNILRANALNSLQREDYEFAVKVLNKMPLHTFKENWPYGQI, translated from the coding sequence ATGAATTCATCTTTTGTAGATTTATCAAAACTAACAGCAAATGACGATTTAACTCCGGTACTTGGTGGTAAGTGGCCAGGAATTCAAATATATTATCCACCAATTAAATTTAATCCACTTGATGGAACATACGAGACTATGGAGCAAGCTAAATATAGGCTTCAAAAACATGCATATAAAACAAAAGCTCATACAGTTTTATTTGACCTTGAAGATGGGTGTAGACAAAAAGCTATGAGTAGAGAGCTTCTTATCCAAGAGCTTCCAAAGTTTCCTGAGAGAAACTTTCAAATAGCAGTTAGAATAAATCCTTTTAGAACCCATGAGTATGAAGAGGATTTAAAGATGCTAAAACAGATTCATAAATATATTGATGCAATTGTTTTAGCAAAAGCAGGGGAAGTTTATGGGGATGCAGAGATTAGAGATTTATCTTCTTGGCTTATGTCAATTGGAAGTTCTCTTCAAATTCAGCCAATTATAGAACACCCAAAATCACTACAAATTGCAGATAAGTTAATGAGTCATTCTACAGTTCAACATGTGGTATTTGGTATCCATGACTTTTCTAAAGCTATGGCATATAAAATCACTCCTGAAAATTGGATTGATGAATTAGAGACTTTCTTTAATATGCTTACTATGGAAGCAAGAATTAAAGGTAAAGGTGTAATTGGAGGGGTTGAAGTATTACTTACACCAAACTCACTTCCAGATTCATGTGTAGAGAAAAAAGATATTAGAAGATGGTTGGATTTACATGGAGATGATGCTTCAAGACATGTTTATGCCCATGCAAAAAGAGAAACAGCTATGGGATTAACAGGAAAACAAGTAATTACACCAAACCATATAAATATTTGTAAGGTTGCTTTTACTCCAAGTCCCAATGCAATAAAAAGAGATATAGAGATATTAAAAGCTGCAATAGAAGCAGATGCACTTCTAAGTGGAGCTATTAGACATGAAGGGGAGATGTTAGATCCACCAATGTTTGGTAAATCTTTGCAAAATATTTTAAGAGCAAATGCCCTTAATAGTTTACAAAGAGAAGATTATGAGTTTGCAGTAAAAGTTTTAAATAAAATGCCACTGCATACATTTAAAGAGAACTGGCCTTATGGTCAAATATAA
- a CDS encoding IclR family transcriptional regulator has translation MQNQNKSFSKGLQVLKEIMRSSKPLTANSLCQKLDIDKSTMSRLITTLMSEGFIEYKGSSKEIILSDILRNIVHKDDRQRVIEKSRALLDEIFYLTNEASYLGILDNNATLYLNQVDKSNRVIKTIDSIGLHSPLHSNAFGKVLIAFGNVDINSLKLTKFTSNTITTVSKLEKEIEIIKQRGYATGSEEHEFGLKSVAVPYFNKKGELIGTVGISGLSVRLEEEKLHKFGQEIFKLVNANF, from the coding sequence TTGCAAAACCAAAATAAATCTTTTTCAAAGGGTCTTCAAGTTTTAAAAGAGATAATGCGATCTTCTAAGCCTTTAACAGCAAACTCTTTATGTCAAAAGCTTGATATTGATAAAAGTACAATGTCAAGGCTTATTACAACGTTGATGAGCGAAGGATTTATAGAGTATAAAGGAAGCAGTAAAGAGATTATTTTAAGTGATATTTTAAGAAATATTGTACATAAAGATGATAGACAAAGAGTAATTGAAAAGAGTAGGGCACTTCTTGATGAGATATTTTATTTAACAAATGAGGCCTCATATTTGGGAATACTTGATAACAATGCAACTTTGTATTTAAATCAAGTAGACAAATCAAATAGGGTAATAAAAACAATTGATTCTATTGGACTTCATTCCCCTTTACATTCAAATGCTTTTGGGAAAGTTCTTATAGCTTTTGGAAATGTTGATATAAACTCTTTAAAACTAACAAAATTTACTTCGAATACAATAACAACAGTTTCTAAACTTGAAAAAGAGATAGAAATTATTAAACAAAGAGGTTATGCAACAGGAAGTGAAGAGCATGAGTTTGGTTTAAAATCAGTGGCAGTTCCATATTTCAATAAAAAAGGTGAACTAATAGGAACTGTTGGTATCTCTGGGCTTTCTGTTAGACTTGAAGAGGAGAAGCTTCACAAATTTGGACAAGAGATTTTCAAACTTGTAAACGCAAATTTCTAA
- the lipA gene encoding lipoyl synthase, which translates to MSVVVNQKKVDFKKPEWLRKKLVPSAQKEMESLLGEHGLHTICQEAKCPNISECYSKRNATFLILGNICTRRCTYCNVHTGVPIEVDLKEIEGVTTSVLKLGLRFVVITSPARDDLKDGGAEQFYRVTKNILKESPNTQVEILIPDFKAKEESLQRVVDSGAVIIGHNVETVPSLYHIRRNASYERSLQVLKRLKELGGEKVKTKSALMVGLGETEEEMVQVFKDLLEVGCKFLSIGQYLAPSGDYEKVKEFVKPEQFERYKKIALDLGFDFVHSTPYARSSYMAHEYLANQKGSL; encoded by the coding sequence ATGAGTGTTGTAGTTAATCAAAAAAAAGTTGATTTTAAAAAACCAGAGTGGCTTAGAAAAAAATTAGTTCCTTCAGCACAAAAAGAGATGGAGTCTCTTTTAGGGGAACATGGGCTACACACTATTTGCCAAGAGGCAAAGTGTCCAAATATAAGTGAGTGTTACTCAAAAAGAAATGCAACTTTTTTAATCTTGGGAAATATATGTACAAGAAGATGTACCTATTGTAATGTACACACAGGAGTTCCTATAGAAGTTGATTTAAAAGAGATAGAAGGAGTTACAACTTCAGTTTTAAAACTAGGTCTTAGATTTGTAGTTATTACAAGTCCAGCTAGAGATGATTTAAAAGATGGTGGAGCTGAACAGTTTTACAGAGTAACAAAAAATATATTAAAAGAGTCTCCTAATACACAAGTTGAGATTTTAATTCCAGATTTTAAAGCAAAAGAGGAATCACTTCAAAGGGTAGTTGATAGTGGCGCAGTTATTATTGGACACAATGTTGAAACCGTACCTTCACTGTACCATATTAGAAGAAATGCCTCTTATGAGAGAAGTTTACAAGTTCTAAAAAGATTAAAAGAACTAGGTGGAGAGAAAGTAAAAACTAAATCAGCTCTTATGGTAGGTCTTGGAGAGACTGAAGAAGAGATGGTACAAGTATTTAAAGACCTACTTGAAGTTGGATGCAAATTTTTAAGTATTGGTCAATATCTTGCTCCTTCTGGGGATTATGAAAAGGTAAAAGAGTTTGTTAAACCTGAACAATTTGAAAGATACAAAAAAATAGCTTTAGATTTAGGCTTTGATTTTGTGCACTCAACTCCATACGCTAGAAGCTCATATATGGCTCACGAATATTTGGCAAATCAAAAAGGTAGTCTTTAA
- a CDS encoding lipoate--protein ligase family protein, giving the protein MFNSKTKYRIILSNEASSKENMAIDESLLLNFKEGDLPIFRLYLWNKNSVTIGISQKLENYSYKKMAKRITGGGVLFHGHDVSYSLIIPVELLKGFSIKDSYEKICQFILKFYKNLGLNVCYAKDNEEIKLSKSEFCQVGFEAYDILANGHKIGGNAQRRTKKAIFQHGSIPIKSVKNGNIIDEKIGISLEDIDINITFDGAKKYLVDSFNESFNVELISSELTQEEENTKKRLLKEKYECCS; this is encoded by the coding sequence ATGTTTAATAGTAAAACAAAATATAGGATAATATTATCTAACGAAGCCTCATCAAAAGAGAATATGGCTATTGATGAATCTCTTTTATTAAACTTTAAAGAGGGTGATTTACCAATATTTAGACTCTATTTATGGAATAAAAACAGCGTGACTATAGGTATTTCTCAAAAGTTAGAAAACTATAGTTATAAAAAAATGGCAAAAAGAATAACTGGTGGTGGAGTTTTGTTTCATGGACATGATGTCTCATACTCACTAATAATTCCAGTTGAATTACTAAAGGGCTTTTCTATAAAAGATTCTTATGAAAAGATTTGTCAATTTATTCTTAAATTTTATAAAAATTTAGGATTGAATGTATGTTATGCAAAAGATAATGAAGAGATAAAACTTTCAAAAAGTGAATTTTGCCAAGTTGGTTTTGAAGCTTATGATATTTTAGCAAATGGCCATAAAATTGGAGGAAATGCTCAAAGAAGGACAAAAAAGGCAATTTTTCAACATGGCTCAATTCCAATTAAGAGTGTGAAAAATGGTAACATTATTGATGAAAAAATTGGAATCTCTTTAGAAGATATTGATATAAATATCACCTTTGATGGAGCAAAAAAATATCTTGTGGACTCTTTTAATGAGAGTTTTAATGTTGAATTAATTAGTTCAGAATTAACACAAGAAGAAGAGAATACAAAAAAAAGATTACTAAAGGAAAAATATGAGTGTTGTAGTTAA
- the aceE gene encoding pyruvate dehydrogenase (acetyl-transferring), homodimeric type, which produces MSNLNLNDIDPQETQEWLEALEVVIQEEGSERAHYLLDQLIDSARRNGADIPHSGNTSYLNTIPVDQEPKMPGDRDLERKIRSIIRWNAQAMVLRASKKSLELGGHIASFQSSATLYDVGFNHFFRAPNEKDGGDLVFYQGHISPGIYARSFVEGRLTEEQMDNFRQEAFADGLSSYPHPKLMPNYWQFPTVSMGLGPIQAIYQARFLKYLTHRGIKDCSEQKVYCFMGDGECDEPESLGAIGLAGREGLDNLVFVINCNLQRLDGPVRGNGKIIQELEGQFRGAGWEVIKVIWGRHWDALLDKDKSGKLKQLMDETVDGEYQNFKQKGGAYTREHFFNKHPETAKLVENMSDDEIWRLNRGGHDPIKVYAAYKRANETKGKPSVILAKTVKGYGMGEAAEGKNIAHGVKKVDTSILRQFRDRFDIPISDEDVENLKYYRPEEGSLELQYMKERRAELGGFVPQRREKFTKTLEIPTLDKFSAVLEGSGDREISTTMAFVRILNILVKDKNIGKSIVPIVPDEARTFGMEGMFRQLGIYSSEGQKYIPQDKDQVAYYKEDKKGQVLQEGINELGSMGSWIAAATSYSVNDCPMIPFYVFYSMFGFQRTGDMCWAAGDQMARGFLVGGTSGRTTLNGEGLQHEDGHSHIIANTIPNCVTYDPTYGYEVAVIIQNGIERMYGKNQENIYFYLTTLNENYVQPAMPKGVEEGILKGIYKLKDVEAKNNYKVKLLGSGSILEQVRVAAEVLANEYGIASELYSVTSYNELAREAQEVERYNLLHINEEDKIPYIQTALNSDDDTIIISATDYIKAYSEQLAPFVKGTFKALGTDGFGRSDSRANLRSFFEVDTDFVVFTTLALLARKGKITKAVLEKAMKKYSIDPEKINPLKA; this is translated from the coding sequence ATGTCTAATTTAAACTTAAATGACATTGATCCACAAGAGACTCAAGAGTGGCTAGAAGCTCTTGAAGTTGTAATTCAAGAGGAAGGAAGTGAAAGAGCACATTATCTATTAGATCAATTAATTGATAGTGCTAGAAGAAATGGTGCAGATATTCCACATAGTGGTAATACCTCATATCTTAATACTATTCCTGTTGATCAAGAACCAAAAATGCCAGGGGATAGAGATTTAGAGAGAAAAATTCGATCTATTATAAGATGGAATGCACAAGCTATGGTTTTAAGAGCTTCAAAAAAGAGCTTAGAACTTGGAGGGCATATTGCATCATTCCAATCATCTGCAACTTTGTATGATGTTGGTTTTAATCATTTTTTTAGAGCTCCAAACGAAAAAGATGGTGGAGATTTAGTATTTTATCAAGGGCATATCTCTCCAGGTATATATGCAAGATCATTTGTTGAAGGAAGATTAACTGAAGAGCAAATGGATAATTTTAGACAAGAGGCTTTTGCAGATGGTTTATCTTCATATCCTCACCCAAAACTTATGCCAAACTACTGGCAATTTCCAACTGTATCTATGGGACTTGGACCAATTCAAGCAATCTATCAAGCAAGATTTTTAAAATACCTAACACACAGAGGTATCAAAGATTGTAGTGAACAAAAAGTTTATTGTTTTATGGGGGATGGTGAGTGTGATGAGCCAGAATCTTTAGGTGCAATTGGACTTGCAGGACGTGAAGGTTTAGATAACTTGGTATTTGTAATTAACTGTAATCTACAAAGACTTGATGGCCCTGTAAGAGGAAATGGCAAAATCATCCAAGAACTTGAAGGACAATTTAGAGGTGCTGGATGGGAAGTTATCAAAGTTATCTGGGGAAGACATTGGGATGCTTTATTAGACAAAGATAAATCTGGTAAGTTAAAACAACTTATGGATGAAACTGTTGATGGTGAGTACCAAAACTTTAAACAAAAAGGTGGAGCTTATACAAGGGAACACTTCTTTAATAAACATCCAGAAACAGCAAAACTTGTTGAAAATATGAGTGATGATGAGATTTGGAGATTAAATAGAGGTGGACATGACCCTATTAAAGTTTATGCAGCATATAAAAGAGCAAATGAAACTAAGGGTAAACCATCTGTAATCCTAGCTAAAACTGTAAAAGGTTATGGTATGGGTGAAGCAGCTGAGGGTAAAAATATTGCCCATGGTGTTAAAAAAGTTGATACTTCTATATTAAGACAATTTAGAGATAGATTTGATATTCCTATCTCTGATGAAGATGTTGAAAATTTAAAATACTATAGACCAGAAGAAGGTTCATTAGAGCTTCAATATATGAAAGAGAGAAGAGCAGAGCTTGGTGGTTTTGTTCCACAAAGAAGAGAAAAATTTACTAAAACTTTAGAGATACCAACTTTAGATAAATTTTCTGCTGTTTTAGAGGGTAGTGGAGATAGAGAGATCTCAACTACAATGGCATTTGTAAGAATTCTAAATATTTTAGTAAAAGATAAAAATATTGGTAAAAGTATTGTTCCAATTGTTCCTGATGAAGCTAGAACTTTTGGTATGGAAGGTATGTTTAGACAATTGGGAATTTATTCATCTGAGGGGCAAAAATATATTCCTCAAGATAAAGACCAAGTGGCATACTATAAAGAGGATAAAAAAGGACAAGTTTTACAAGAGGGTATTAATGAGTTAGGATCTATGGGATCATGGATTGCAGCAGCTACTTCATACTCTGTTAATGATTGCCCAATGATTCCATTTTATGTATTCTATTCAATGTTTGGATTCCAAAGAACTGGTGATATGTGCTGGGCAGCTGGAGATCAAATGGCAAGAGGTTTCTTAGTTGGAGGAACTTCAGGAAGAACTACACTAAATGGTGAAGGTTTACAACATGAAGATGGACACTCTCATATAATTGCTAATACGATTCCAAATTGTGTGACTTATGATCCAACTTATGGTTATGAAGTTGCAGTTATTATTCAAAATGGAATTGAGAGAATGTATGGTAAAAATCAAGAGAATATCTATTTTTATCTTACAACCCTAAATGAAAACTATGTTCAACCAGCTATGCCAAAAGGTGTAGAAGAGGGGATATTAAAAGGGATATACAAACTAAAAGATGTAGAAGCTAAAAACAACTATAAAGTTAAACTTTTAGGTTCTGGTTCTATATTAGAGCAAGTTAGAGTTGCAGCTGAAGTGTTAGCAAATGAGTATGGAATTGCATCAGAGCTTTATTCTGTTACTTCATATAATGAGTTAGCTAGAGAGGCGCAAGAGGTTGAAAGATATAACCTTCTTCATATAAATGAAGAGGACAAAATCCCATATATTCAAACAGCATTAAATAGTGATGATGATACAATTATTATCTCAGCAACAGACTATATCAAAGCTTACTCAGAACAACTAGCTCCATTTGTAAAAGGAACTTTTAAAGCACTTGGAACTGATGGATTTGGAAGAAGTGATAGTAGAGCAAATTTAAGATCTTTCTTTGAGGTGGATACTGATTTTGTAGTATTTACAACCCTAGCTTTACTTGCTAGAAAAGGTAAAATTACAAAAGCTGTTTTAGAAAAAGCTATGAAAAAATACAGTATTGATCCAGAAAAAATCAATCCGCTAAAAGCGTAA
- the aceF gene encoding dihydrolipoyllysine-residue acetyltransferase yields the protein MSKIQDIFIPDLGPDKDVDLIEIMVSVGDRVEVEDGLITLETEKASMDVPTTYAGVIKEIFVKVGDKVNSGDLIAKIEVEDEGSQSDSKENKPESKTETKAEATTQTDSNSSVDLKSAEEELKAISANGAEVSCQFVNEQTICSVVEEIHVPDLGPDKDVDLIDVMVSVGDTVELDDGLITLETEKASMDVPAPFAGEIIELHVKAGMKVNSGDLIAKAIRTVVMENKVPTPAKVEPTTQKKEEKAATTVQAITASVTADSTNVLQEKAKKVHASPSVRKIAREFGVDLGFVKGTGRKGRVLKDDVKAYVKEQLNKPAVAAGGTGLGFAFPELKEIDFSAFGEIETVELNRIQKISGPSLHRNWVSMPHVTQFDETDITELEEFRKAQNAIADGFKLSPLVFVIKAAAKALAIHPKFNSSLTPDGQALVMKKYFHIGVAVDTPNGLVVPVIKDADKKGFKEIALELADLSKKARDGKLKATDMQGACFTISSLGGIGGTYFTPIINAPEVAILGLSKSQIKPVWNGKDFAPRLMLPLSLSYDHKVIDGADGARFTTTLSQLLSDIRLLNL from the coding sequence ATGAGTAAGATTCAAGATATTTTTATTCCTGATTTAGGACCTGATAAAGATGTTGACCTAATTGAGATTATGGTCTCTGTTGGTGATAGAGTTGAAGTTGAAGATGGATTGATCACCCTAGAGACTGAAAAAGCCTCTATGGATGTACCAACAACATATGCAGGAGTTATTAAAGAGATTTTTGTAAAAGTTGGTGATAAGGTTAATTCTGGAGATTTAATTGCAAAAATAGAAGTAGAAGATGAGGGATCACAAAGTGATTCTAAAGAGAATAAACCTGAATCTAAAACTGAAACAAAAGCAGAGGCTACAACTCAAACTGATTCTAACTCTTCTGTGGATTTAAAATCAGCAGAAGAGGAGTTAAAAGCGATCTCTGCAAATGGTGCAGAAGTATCTTGTCAATTTGTAAATGAACAAACAATTTGTTCTGTTGTTGAAGAGATTCATGTTCCAGATTTAGGACCTGATAAAGATGTTGATTTAATTGATGTAATGGTATCTGTTGGAGATACTGTTGAACTTGATGATGGATTAATCACTTTAGAAACTGAAAAAGCCTCTATGGATGTACCAGCTCCTTTTGCAGGAGAGATTATAGAGCTTCATGTTAAAGCTGGTATGAAAGTAAACTCTGGGGACTTGATTGCAAAAGCTATTAGAACAGTTGTTATGGAGAATAAAGTTCCAACTCCTGCAAAAGTTGAACCAACAACACAGAAAAAAGAGGAAAAAGCTGCTACAACCGTTCAAGCAATAACTGCAAGTGTAACAGCAGATAGTACAAATGTACTGCAAGAGAAAGCAAAAAAAGTTCATGCTTCACCTTCTGTTAGAAAAATAGCTAGAGAGTTTGGTGTTGATTTAGGTTTTGTAAAGGGAACTGGAAGAAAAGGAAGAGTTTTAAAAGATGATGTTAAAGCCTATGTAAAAGAGCAGTTAAATAAACCTGCTGTTGCTGCTGGTGGAACTGGTCTTGGTTTTGCTTTCCCAGAATTAAAAGAGATAGATTTCTCTGCCTTTGGAGAGATTGAAACAGTTGAATTAAATAGAATTCAAAAAATCTCAGGACCAAGCTTACATAGAAACTGGGTTTCTATGCCTCATGTTACACAATTTGATGAAACAGATATAACTGAACTTGAAGAGTTTAGAAAAGCCCAAAATGCAATTGCAGATGGTTTTAAACTTTCACCTCTTGTATTTGTTATTAAAGCTGCTGCAAAAGCATTAGCTATTCATCCAAAATTTAATTCATCTTTAACTCCTGATGGACAAGCATTAGTTATGAAAAAGTATTTCCATATTGGTGTTGCTGTTGATACTCCAAACGGTTTGGTTGTTCCTGTTATTAAAGATGCAGATAAAAAAGGATTTAAAGAGATAGCTTTAGAGTTAGCTGATCTATCTAAAAAAGCAAGAGATGGAAAGTTGAAAGCCACAGATATGCAAGGGGCTTGTTTTACAATCTCTAGTCTAGGTGGAATTGGTGGTACATATTTTACTCCAATTATAAACGCACCAGAAGTTGCAATTTTAGGACTGTCAAAATCTCAAATTAAACCTGTATGGAATGGTAAAGATTTTGCACCAAGATTGATGTTACCTCTATCTCTGTCTTATGATCATAAAGTTATTGATGGTGCAGATGGTGCAAGATTTACAACAACACTATCACAACTTTTAAGTGATATTAGATTGTTAAATCTATAA
- the lpdA gene encoding dihydrolipoyl dehydrogenase, whose translation MGKIVDIVIPDLGPDKDVDLIDIMVSVGDRVEEEDGLITLETEKASMDVPTTQAGIIKEILVKVGDKVNSGDLIAKVEVEDDNNVAATAPKEEPKQEAPKATSKPAPTTVDASGAGEVKGQVLVIGAGPGGYSAAFRCADLGLQTVLVERHDTLGGVCLNVGCIPSKALLHVAKVIEEAEHISHAGIKFAKPEIDLKGVADYKSGVVKRLTDGLSGMARMRNITVIQGTASFIDEHSVIVNHTKEDKKTVVKFDNCIIAAGSQSSKMPFIPHEDPRIWDSTNALEVKEVPKKMLIMGGGIIGLEMGTVYQKLGSQVDVVIRGPQVMTGTDKDIVKVYTKANEQRFNFMFKTQTQAIIPKEEGIYVEFKGDNAPEPKTYDVVLVAMGRSPNGLKIGLENTNVEVDDKGFISVDNQMRTKVPHIFAIGDIVGGPMLAHKAVHEGHVAAEVIAGHKAYFEPKQIPGIAYTFPEIATAGLSEIEAKEAGINYEVASFPWSASGRAIASDVSGAGLTKLIFDKDTDQLIGGAIVGDNAGELLGEISLALEMDCDAEDIALTIHAHPTLHESVGMAAEIFHGSITDMPNAKAVKKK comes from the coding sequence ATGGGTAAAATAGTTGATATAGTTATTCCAGATTTAGGTCCTGATAAAGATGTAGATTTAATTGATATTATGGTTTCTGTTGGTGACAGAGTTGAAGAAGAGGATGGTTTAATCACTTTAGAGACTGAAAAAGCATCAATGGATGTGCCAACAACACAAGCAGGAATCATAAAAGAGATTTTAGTTAAAGTTGGAGACAAAGTAAATTCAGGTGATTTAATAGCAAAAGTTGAAGTGGAAGATGATAATAATGTAGCTGCTACAGCACCTAAAGAAGAGCCAAAACAAGAGGCTCCAAAAGCTACTTCAAAACCAGCACCAACTACAGTTGATGCAAGTGGGGCAGGGGAAGTAAAAGGTCAAGTTCTAGTAATTGGAGCTGGACCTGGAGGTTATTCAGCGGCATTTAGATGTGCAGACTTAGGTTTACAAACTGTTTTAGTTGAGAGACACGATACTTTAGGTGGAGTTTGTCTAAATGTAGGTTGTATTCCATCAAAAGCCCTACTTCATGTTGCAAAAGTAATTGAAGAGGCTGAACATATTAGTCATGCAGGGATTAAATTTGCTAAACCTGAGATTGATTTAAAAGGTGTAGCTGATTATAAAAGTGGTGTTGTAAAAAGACTTACTGATGGGCTCTCTGGAATGGCTAGAATGAGAAATATAACAGTTATTCAAGGAACAGCTAGTTTTATTGATGAACACTCTGTAATTGTTAATCATACAAAAGAGGATAAAAAAACAGTTGTAAAATTTGATAACTGTATTATAGCAGCTGGTTCTCAGAGCTCAAAAATGCCATTTATCCCACATGAAGATCCTAGAATTTGGGACTCAACAAACGCTTTAGAGGTAAAAGAAGTACCTAAAAAGATGTTAATTATGGGTGGTGGTATTATTGGACTTGAAATGGGTACAGTTTACCAAAAACTAGGAAGCCAAGTTGATGTTGTAATTAGGGGACCTCAAGTTATGACTGGAACTGACAAAGATATTGTAAAGGTTTATACAAAAGCAAATGAACAGAGATTTAACTTTATGTTTAAAACTCAAACTCAAGCTATTATTCCAAAAGAAGAGGGTATCTATGTTGAGTTTAAAGGGGATAATGCACCAGAACCTAAAACTTATGATGTTGTTTTAGTTGCTATGGGTAGGTCTCCAAATGGACTTAAAATAGGACTTGAAAATACAAATGTAGAAGTAGATGACAAAGGGTTTATCTCTGTTGATAATCAAATGAGAACAAAAGTTCCTCATATTTTTGCTATTGGAGATATTGTTGGAGGACCTATGCTAGCACATAAGGCTGTGCATGAAGGTCATGTGGCAGCAGAGGTTATTGCTGGACACAAAGCATATTTTGAACCTAAACAAATCCCAGGAATTGCCTATACTTTCCCAGAGATTGCAACAGCAGGACTTAGTGAAATTGAGGCAAAAGAGGCTGGAATAAACTATGAGGTTGCATCATTTCCTTGGAGTGCATCTGGACGTGCAATTGCTTCAGATGTATCAGGAGCAGGTCTAACTAAACTTATCTTTGATAAAGATACAGACCAACTTATTGGTGGAGCAATTGTTGGAGATAATGCAGGAGAACTTCTAGGAGAGATCTCATTAGCACTTGAAATGGATTGTGATGCGGAAGATATTGCTCTTACAATTCATGCACACCCAACGCTACATGAATCTGTTGGAATGGCTGCAGAAATATTCCATGGTAGTATAACTGATATGCCTAATGCTAAGGCTGTTAAGAAGAAATAG
- a CDS encoding HIT family protein, with protein MKKNCIFCNIVEDNSKCHKVWEDENHLAFLSIYPNCEGVTVVIPKKHYSSYAFELEDKVLNNLILAAKKVALLLDKTFDDVSRTAMVLEGFGVDHVHVKLYPLHGTQEYKNSWKEIKSNKDDYFDKYLGYISSHDSNRAKDEDLEKLAKKIRGEI; from the coding sequence ATGAAAAAAAATTGTATTTTTTGTAATATTGTCGAAGATAATAGCAAATGCCACAAAGTATGGGAAGATGAAAACCATCTTGCCTTTTTATCAATCTATCCAAACTGCGAAGGTGTTACTGTTGTAATACCTAAAAAACATTACTCAAGTTATGCATTTGAATTAGAAGATAAAGTTTTAAATAATCTAATACTAGCAGCAAAAAAAGTAGCCCTACTCTTAGATAAAACATTTGATGATGTTTCAAGAACTGCAATGGTCTTAGAAGGTTTTGGAGTAGATCATGTTCATGTTAAACTTTACCCTTTGCATGGTACACAAGAGTATAAAAACTCTTGGAAAGAGATAAAATCAAACAAAGATGACTATTTTGATAAATATTTGGGATATATCTCATCTCACGATTCAAATAGAGCTAAAGATGAGGATTTAGAAAAACTTGCTAAAAAGATTAGAGGGGAAATTTAA